The Flavobacterium praedii genome window below encodes:
- a CDS encoding tryptophan 2,3-dioxygenase family protein, with protein MTINDTTASILDEIDHKFQAINQKTDTHLEGLLWSKPITYWDYIQTDALLNLQIQRTTLPDEMVFIMYHQVNELLFKMILWEMHQISYAEKLTTEFFTERLMRISRYFDMLTTSFDIMGDGMEVEQYMKFRNTLTPASGFQSAQYRMIEIASTDLINLIDYRFRATIDRNTPYEHALDHMYWQAAGKDHETGEKSYLLLEFERKYKTAFITQMQEYNTINLWQKFKQLPDADRENPDLVKAMRHYDHTVNITWVMGHLNAARKYIDNGKGDGEATGGSDWKKYMHPRYQRRIFFPELWSEEELRNWGIENLN; from the coding sequence ATGACAATTAATGATACCACAGCATCAATTTTGGATGAAATTGATCATAAATTTCAAGCTATAAATCAAAAAACAGATACGCATCTTGAAGGACTACTTTGGTCCAAACCTATAACCTATTGGGATTACATTCAAACAGATGCTTTATTGAATTTGCAAATTCAAAGAACGACTTTGCCCGACGAAATGGTTTTTATTATGTACCACCAGGTCAATGAATTGCTTTTTAAAATGATACTTTGGGAAATGCATCAAATCTCTTATGCCGAAAAATTAACAACAGAGTTTTTCACAGAACGGTTAATGAGAATAAGCCGTTATTTTGATATGTTGACCACTTCTTTTGATATAATGGGAGACGGTATGGAAGTAGAACAGTATATGAAATTTAGAAATACGCTTACACCTGCAAGTGGTTTTCAAAGTGCACAATATAGAATGATTGAGATTGCTTCGACCGATTTAATCAACCTTATCGATTACCGTTTTCGAGCTACCATAGACAGAAATACACCATATGAGCATGCCCTAGACCACATGTATTGGCAAGCAGCAGGGAAAGATCATGAAACAGGTGAAAAGTCTTATTTGCTTTTGGAATTTGAGCGTAAATACAAAACTGCATTCATAACTCAAATGCAGGAATATAACACCATCAATCTTTGGCAAAAATTTAAACAATTGCCAGATGCTGATCGTGAAAATCCAGATTTGGTAAAAGCAATGCGTCATTATGATCATACAGTAAACATTACATGGGTGATGGGGCACCTCAATGCAGCCAGAAAATATATAGACAATGGTAAAGGTGATGGAGAAGCAACCGGGGGAAGTGACTGGAAAAAATACATGCATCCCAGATACCAAAGAAGAATTTTCTTCCCGGAATTATGGAGCGAGGAAGAATTGAGGAATTGGGGAATTGAAAACTTAAATTAA
- a CDS encoding patatin-like phospholipase family protein encodes MNSFSQDTVKKPKIGLVLSGGGAKGLAHIGVLNVLEDAGIKLDYIGGTSMGAVIGGLYAMGYNAKQIDSIIDVTNFSNVINDFIPRSSKNFYEKRNDELYALTLPFNKFSIGTPEALSKGMYNFNMLSRLTLPVRHVRDFKTLPIPFLCVGTNIAIGEQVVFDKGVLAQAITGSSSLPSVFSPVIIDNNLIVDGGVINNYPIDEVRKMGADIIIGVDVQSGLLSKDELKSASKIFFQITNLQMIERMKLNANLTDVYIKPDVKNYGVVTFDKATEIIKKGEDATFAVYEKIDLLADKTNPYHKPKLKIETDSLTIVDIKVNELINYSRDYVIGKLNFKPGAKISFKNLETGINNLNATQNFSAVSYYFEKNGMYDDLILTLTESPVKTNLKFGLHYDGLFKSAILANVTNKKTFFKNDFLSVDLVVGDNVRYYFDYYIDNGFQLSYGFNSHLSRFNKNIPVKVITFNKKASNSINVDYVDLSNQVYIQSVFAQKFLIGIGAEFQYLNITSETLELNSTITKSDYTSAFGYIKYDSYDNKYFPKKGWYFSGNSQFYMFSSEKSETFEPFSILSAEAGIARTIFKNTTIKFQAEAGASIGNKSLPYFDFMLGGYGFNGTNNFKYFYGYDYLSLSGNSYLETTIALDFEVFKKNHLNFSANFANLEDDLYDSLDWISWPKYSGYALGYGLETIIGPVEIKYSWSPEMSKSYLWFTVGFIF; translated from the coding sequence TTGAATTCATTTTCTCAAGACACTGTAAAAAAACCTAAAATAGGTTTGGTGTTGAGTGGAGGTGGAGCCAAGGGACTAGCGCATATCGGAGTTTTAAATGTGCTTGAGGATGCTGGAATTAAGTTGGATTATATAGGTGGAACCAGTATGGGGGCTGTTATTGGAGGTCTTTACGCAATGGGATACAATGCCAAACAGATTGATTCTATAATTGATGTGACCAATTTTAGTAATGTTATAAATGATTTTATTCCACGTTCTTCTAAAAATTTTTATGAAAAAAGGAATGATGAATTATATGCATTGACGCTTCCATTTAATAAGTTTAGTATTGGTACGCCTGAAGCATTGTCCAAGGGGATGTATAATTTTAATATGTTAAGCCGATTGACCTTGCCAGTGCGTCATGTTAGGGATTTTAAAACCCTTCCTATTCCTTTTTTGTGTGTTGGAACTAATATTGCAATAGGAGAACAAGTGGTGTTTGATAAAGGAGTTTTGGCACAAGCAATAACAGGAAGTTCATCCTTGCCTTCGGTATTTTCACCAGTGATAATTGATAATAATCTTATTGTGGATGGTGGCGTGATAAATAATTATCCGATAGATGAAGTTCGAAAAATGGGAGCTGATATTATAATTGGTGTAGATGTTCAATCCGGTTTACTTAGTAAAGACGAATTAAAAAGTGCTTCAAAAATTTTCTTTCAAATCACCAATTTGCAAATGATTGAAAGGATGAAATTAAATGCAAATTTAACAGATGTTTATATCAAACCCGATGTAAAAAATTACGGAGTGGTTACTTTTGATAAAGCTACAGAAATAATAAAAAAAGGAGAAGATGCCACATTTGCTGTTTATGAAAAAATAGATCTTTTGGCAGATAAAACAAACCCGTATCATAAACCTAAATTAAAGATCGAAACCGATAGTTTGACTATTGTTGATATCAAAGTAAATGAATTGATAAATTATTCTAGGGATTATGTTATCGGTAAATTAAATTTTAAACCAGGTGCCAAAATAAGTTTCAAAAACTTAGAAACAGGAATTAATAATCTGAATGCCACTCAAAACTTTAGTGCGGTGAGTTATTATTTTGAAAAAAATGGTATGTATGATGATTTGATTCTGACATTGACCGAAAGTCCTGTAAAAACTAATTTAAAATTTGGATTGCATTATGACGGTTTGTTCAAAAGTGCTATTTTGGCTAATGTTACCAATAAAAAAACATTTTTTAAAAATGACTTTTTATCAGTGGATTTGGTAGTGGGGGATAATGTGAGGTATTATTTTGACTATTATATTGATAATGGATTTCAATTGAGTTATGGTTTCAATTCCCATTTAAGCCGATTTAATAAAAATATTCCGGTAAAAGTGATAACTTTTAATAAAAAAGCCTCAAATTCTATAAATGTTGATTATGTGGATTTGTCTAATCAAGTGTATATTCAATCGGTATTTGCCCAAAAATTTCTTATTGGTATTGGAGCTGAATTTCAGTATTTAAATATTACCTCAGAAACACTAGAATTGAATTCTACAATTACAAAAAGTGATTATACCAGTGCATTTGGCTATATAAAATACGATAGTTACGATAATAAATACTTCCCGAAAAAAGGGTGGTATTTTTCAGGTAATTCCCAATTTTATATGTTTTCATCTGAAAAGTCAGAAACGTTTGAGCCCTTTTCTATTTTGAGTGCTGAAGCTGGTATTGCTCGTACAATTTTTAAAAACACCACCATAAAATTTCAAGCCGAAGCAGGAGCTTCAATAGGGAATAAAAGCTTGCCCTATTTTGATTTCATGTTAGGAGGTTATGGATTTAATGGGACGAATAATTTCAAGTATTTTTATGGTTATGATTATTTGAGTCTTTCGGGAAATAGTTATTTGGAAACGACAATTGCCTTGGATTTTGAAGTATTCAAAAAGAATCATCTCAACTTTTCAGCCAATTTTGCCAATTTAGAAGATGATTTATATGATTCCTTAGATTGGATTTCTTGGCCCAAATACTCAGGCTATGCGCTTGGTTATGGTTTAGAAACCATTATTGGTCCTGTGGAAATAAAATATTCATGGTCACCAGAAATGTCAAAATCATATCTTTGGTTTACGGTTGGATTTATTTTTTAA
- a CDS encoding DUF3108 domain-containing protein produces the protein MKKIIIFSLLLFTLGFDTQKDEAFSSGEYLKFRVHYGIINAGYATIEVKDATLNDQAVFHVIGKGYSTGMTKFFFNVEDIYESYIDKSTRNPYRFVRKINEGGYTKNQEGFFNQKTNKVLVKDYKHKTEKTFDFPKNVQDILSSFYYLRNYPNVNKIKIGESVIIDMFFDNETTKFKLKFIGREDIKTKFGVVSTMIFRPLVQSGRIFKEEESLTIWISDDYNKIPIRIKANLLVGSLKADLEEYKGLNNPFKIKSK, from the coding sequence ATGAAAAAAATTATAATTTTCTCGTTGTTGCTTTTCACTTTAGGTTTCGATACACAAAAAGATGAAGCTTTTTCATCAGGTGAATATCTAAAGTTTAGAGTGCATTATGGAATCATAAATGCCGGCTATGCCACAATCGAAGTTAAAGATGCTACGCTAAACGATCAGGCTGTTTTTCATGTTATAGGGAAAGGGTATTCTACTGGTATGACCAAATTCTTTTTTAATGTAGAAGATATTTATGAAAGTTACATTGATAAGAGTACAAGGAATCCCTATCGATTTGTTCGAAAAATCAACGAAGGAGGGTATACCAAAAACCAGGAAGGTTTTTTTAATCAAAAGACCAATAAAGTTTTGGTAAAAGATTACAAGCATAAAACCGAAAAAACTTTTGACTTTCCCAAAAACGTTCAGGACATACTTTCTTCCTTTTATTATTTACGAAATTATCCCAATGTTAATAAAATTAAGATTGGAGAGTCGGTCATTATCGATATGTTTTTTGACAATGAGACTACAAAATTTAAGTTAAAATTCATCGGGAGAGAAGATATTAAAACTAAATTTGGTGTTGTATCCACTATGATTTTTAGACCTTTGGTGCAGTCTGGACGGATTTTTAAGGAAGAAGAAAGTTTAACAATTTGGATTTCAGATGACTATAATAAAATACCTATTCGGATAAAAGCAAACCTTTTGGTAGGATCACTCAAAGCCGATTTGGAGGAATACAAAGGATTGAATAATCCGTTTAAAATTAAATCAAAATGA
- the hppD gene encoding 4-hydroxyphenylpyruvate dioxygenase: MAKEVKSVEYGLEKIFEGAQDFLPLLGTDYVEFYVGNAKQSAHYYKTAFGYQSLAYAGLETGVKDRTSYVLKQDKIRIVLTTPLTQDSPLHDHLKKHGDGVKVAALWVEDARSAYEETMKRGARSFMEPTVEQDEFGEVIRSGIYTYGETVHIFVERKNYNGVFLPGYKEWKSDYNPEPTGLKYIDHMVGNVGWNEMNTWVKFYEDVMGFVNFLSFDDKQINTEYSALMSKVMSNGNGRIKFPINEPAEGKKKSQIEEYLDFYGGPGIQHIAIATDDIIKTVSELKARGVEFLSAPPHTYYQAIPERLGVHMEMMKEDLNEIEKLAIMVDADEDGYLLQIFTKPVQDRPTLFFEIIQRMGAKGFGAGNFKALFESIEREQQLRGTL; encoded by the coding sequence ATGGCAAAAGAAGTAAAATCAGTAGAATACGGATTAGAGAAGATATTTGAGGGAGCGCAAGATTTCCTTCCATTACTAGGAACCGATTATGTCGAATTCTACGTAGGTAACGCAAAACAATCGGCACATTATTACAAAACCGCTTTTGGTTATCAATCATTGGCCTATGCTGGACTGGAAACAGGCGTAAAAGACAGAACATCTTATGTCTTAAAACAAGACAAAATCCGAATTGTTTTAACCACTCCCTTAACACAAGATTCGCCACTACACGACCATTTAAAAAAACACGGTGACGGAGTAAAAGTTGCCGCACTTTGGGTAGAAGATGCAAGAAGTGCCTACGAAGAAACCATGAAACGTGGCGCTCGTTCTTTTATGGAGCCAACGGTGGAACAAGATGAATTTGGTGAAGTAATTCGCTCTGGAATTTATACCTATGGCGAAACTGTGCATATTTTTGTAGAACGAAAAAACTACAACGGCGTTTTCTTACCAGGCTACAAGGAATGGAAATCCGATTACAATCCAGAACCAACAGGTTTGAAATACATTGATCACATGGTAGGAAATGTGGGTTGGAACGAAATGAACACTTGGGTAAAATTCTATGAAGACGTCATGGGATTTGTGAATTTCCTTTCTTTTGATGACAAACAAATCAATACCGAATATTCGGCTTTGATGAGTAAAGTAATGTCAAACGGAAACGGAAGAATCAAATTCCCAATAAACGAACCAGCTGAAGGAAAGAAAAAATCACAAATTGAAGAATATTTGGATTTTTATGGTGGACCTGGAATTCAGCATATTGCTATTGCAACTGATGATATTATTAAAACAGTGTCAGAGCTAAAAGCAAGAGGAGTTGAGTTTTTGTCTGCTCCACCTCATACCTATTATCAAGCTATTCCAGAACGATTGGGAGTGCATATGGAAATGATGAAAGAAGATTTGAACGAAATTGAAAAATTAGCCATTATGGTCGATGCCGATGAGGATGGTTATTTGTTGCAGATTTTTACCAAACCCGTTCAAGATCGTCCAACTTTATTTTTTGAAATAATTCAAAGAATGGGAGCCAAAGGGTTTGGTGCTGGGAACTTTAAAGCGCTTTTTGAGTCCATAGAACGAGAGCAGCAATTACGAGGTACATTATAA
- the pgi gene encoding glucose-6-phosphate isomerase: MALNTINPTETSAWKKLQAHYTEMQKASMAAMFQADPSRTEKFHLKWNDFLVDYSKNRINQETLNLLVELANETGLKNAITDYFEGAIINQTENRAVLHTALRAPVTAVINVDGVNVMPEVYEVKSKVKTFTNEVTLGQRTGYTGKPFTDIVNIGIGGSDLGPVMAVEALQYYKNHLKVHFVSNVDGDHVNEIIKKLNPETTLFVIVSKTFTTQETLTNSETIKAWFLKSAKQEDVAKHFVAVSTNLQKVTEFGINPDNVFPMWDWVGGRFSLWSAVGLSISLAVGFDNFNDLLSGANEMDEHFKTADFDKNIPVTLALLSVWYNNFFGAESEALIPYTQYLQKLAPYLQQGTMESNGKSVGRDGKPVNYETGTIIWGEPGTNAQHAFFQLIHQGTKLIPSDFIGFVKPLYGDEDHHDKLMSNFFAQTEALMNGKSQEQVQAEFDKQGLSAEKASELLPFKVFSGNKPTNTILIQKLTPKSLGSLIAMYEHKIFVQGIIWNIFSFDQWGVELGKQLANSILDEINTKQVKNHDSSTQFLLNHFLENK, encoded by the coding sequence ATGGCTTTAAATACAATAAACCCAACTGAAACTTCTGCTTGGAAAAAACTTCAAGCACACTATACTGAAATGCAAAAGGCTTCAATGGCAGCAATGTTCCAAGCCGACCCGTCAAGAACTGAAAAGTTCCATTTGAAATGGAACGATTTTTTAGTAGATTATTCCAAAAATAGAATCAATCAAGAAACTCTAAATTTGTTAGTTGAATTGGCTAATGAAACAGGTTTGAAAAATGCAATCACCGATTATTTTGAAGGAGCTATAATAAATCAAACAGAAAATCGCGCTGTTTTGCATACTGCTTTGCGTGCCCCAGTAACGGCTGTAATAAATGTAGATGGTGTTAATGTAATGCCAGAAGTATATGAAGTAAAAAGTAAAGTAAAAACGTTTACAAACGAAGTAACCTTAGGACAAAGAACAGGATACACCGGAAAACCATTTACAGATATCGTTAATATAGGTATAGGTGGCTCCGATTTGGGACCTGTTATGGCTGTTGAAGCTTTACAATATTATAAAAACCATTTGAAGGTTCATTTTGTGTCCAATGTTGATGGAGATCACGTTAATGAAATTATAAAAAAGCTAAATCCAGAAACAACATTATTTGTTATTGTTTCTAAAACATTTACTACTCAAGAAACCTTAACCAATTCTGAAACGATCAAAGCTTGGTTTTTGAAATCAGCAAAACAGGAAGATGTTGCCAAACATTTTGTGGCGGTTTCAACCAATTTACAAAAAGTAACCGAATTTGGTATTAATCCAGACAATGTGTTTCCAATGTGGGACTGGGTTGGAGGTCGTTTTTCTCTTTGGAGTGCAGTTGGACTTTCTATTAGTTTGGCGGTTGGTTTTGATAACTTCAACGATTTGTTAAGTGGTGCTAATGAAATGGATGAACATTTCAAAACTGCAGATTTTGATAAAAATATTCCTGTAACACTTGCTTTATTAAGTGTTTGGTATAATAATTTCTTTGGTGCCGAAAGTGAAGCTTTGATTCCTTATACACAATATTTGCAAAAACTTGCACCTTATTTACAACAAGGAACGATGGAGAGCAATGGCAAAAGTGTAGGTCGTGACGGAAAACCGGTAAATTATGAAACGGGAACCATTATTTGGGGAGAACCAGGTACAAATGCTCAACATGCATTCTTTCAATTAATTCATCAAGGAACCAAATTGATTCCTTCTGATTTTATTGGATTTGTAAAACCTTTATATGGAGATGAAGATCATCATGATAAATTGATGTCCAATTTTTTTGCTCAAACTGAAGCTTTGATGAACGGAAAATCTCAAGAACAAGTACAAGCTGAATTTGACAAACAAGGATTAAGTGCTGAGAAAGCAAGTGAACTTTTGCCTTTCAAAGTTTTCTCTGGAAACAAACCAACTAATACGATTTTGATTCAAAAATTGACTCCCAAATCATTAGGTTCATTAATAGCAATGTATGAACATAAAATATTTGTGCAAGGAATTATTTGGAACATATTTAGTTTTGATCAATGGGGTGTAGAACTTGGAAAACAATTGGCGAATTCAATTTTAGACGAGATTAACACCAAACAGGTAAAAAATCACGATAGTTCAACTCAATTTTTATTGAATCATTTTTTAGAAAATAAATAG
- a CDS encoding homogentisate 1,2-dioxygenase, whose amino-acid sequence MPIYHKLGNIPPKRHTQFENPNGGLFFEQLFGTEGFHGHSSLSYHIHRPTQVKEILKSYSVEPKIAIGKNIKSLLLKGFDLKPEDDFLDSRKAMLVNKDCTIGLAAPRKSLTTYFYKNADADEMLFIHKGKGKLRTMLGNIPFEYGDYLIIPRGIIYQIEFETEENRLFYVESYAPFYTPKRYKNDSGQHLEHSPFCERDFILPTELESHDEKGDFVIKMKKEGMMHEVVYATHPFDVVGWDGYNFPYGFSIHNFEPITGRVHLPPPIHQTFETSTFVVCSFVPRLYDYHPKAIPAPYNHSNIDSDEVLYYVDGDFMSRNNIEQGHITLHPKGIPHGPAPGAMERSIGHKETQELAVMVDTFRPLMVTEEAMGIDDGQYYKSWVDAP is encoded by the coding sequence ATGCCAATATATCACAAACTAGGAAATATTCCTCCTAAAAGACACACCCAATTCGAAAATCCAAATGGAGGTTTGTTCTTTGAGCAACTCTTTGGTACCGAAGGTTTTCACGGACATTCTTCATTGTCCTATCACATTCACAGACCTACTCAGGTCAAAGAAATACTAAAATCATATTCGGTTGAACCCAAAATTGCAATTGGGAAAAACATAAAATCATTATTGCTCAAAGGCTTCGATCTAAAACCCGAAGATGATTTCCTAGACAGCCGTAAAGCCATGTTGGTTAATAAAGATTGTACTATTGGGCTGGCAGCGCCAAGAAAATCATTGACAACCTATTTCTATAAAAATGCCGATGCAGATGAGATGCTATTCATTCACAAAGGAAAAGGAAAACTCCGTACCATGTTAGGAAATATCCCTTTTGAGTATGGTGATTATTTGATTATTCCACGTGGTATTATTTATCAAATCGAGTTTGAAACCGAAGAAAATCGCTTATTTTATGTAGAGTCTTATGCTCCTTTTTATACTCCAAAACGATATAAAAATGATTCTGGACAACACTTAGAACATTCTCCATTTTGCGAGCGTGATTTTATTTTGCCAACCGAATTAGAATCGCATGACGAAAAAGGAGATTTCGTTATCAAGATGAAAAAAGAAGGGATGATGCACGAAGTGGTGTATGCCACTCACCCTTTTGACGTAGTGGGTTGGGACGGCTACAATTTTCCGTACGGTTTCAGCATTCACAATTTCGAACCTATTACAGGTCGTGTGCATTTGCCACCTCCTATTCACCAAACTTTCGAAACTAGCACTTTTGTGGTCTGTTCTTTCGTTCCAAGATTGTACGATTACCATCCAAAAGCCATTCCGGCACCTTACAATCATAGTAATATTGACAGCGACGAAGTGTTGTATTATGTAGACGGTGATTTCATGAGCCGCAACAATATTGAGCAAGGACATATTACTTTACACCCAAAAGGGATTCCACACGGCCCAGCTCCTGGCGCTATGGAACGTAGTATCGGACACAAAGAAACGCAGGAATTGGCCGTAATGGTTGACACCTTCCGACCACTTATGGTGACCGAAGAAGCAATGGGAATAGACGATGGACAGTATTATAAATCTTGGGTAGATGCCCCCTAG
- a CDS encoding M23 family metallopeptidase, protein MKKIILILVLLFSIISCNRKEEIMENQVIPKSKKSDFGFKFSDFNVVQDSVKSGDTFGSILQRQNIGNKKVFDIVAQVKDTFDVRTIRLNKQYTLLRSKNKTNTLAVFIYQPDALNYYVVDLRDSIAKAYKKTKPLTLKRRTIGGILKGSLSETLESANVEGALATRISKIFAWSIDFFKVKKGDRFGLTFTERYINDSIYDGVDSLEAAFFEYKGKIIYAFPFEQNPGSGKMDYYDEDGKTLKNFFLKTPIKFSHITSHFSMNRFHPVQQIWKAHKGTDYAAPTGTPISTTAAGIVEQTGYTAGNGNFVKVKHNKTYSTQYLHMSRILVRRGQHVNQGQTIGLVGSTGLASGPHVCYRFWKNGVQVDALRLKLPNGEPMSSKNKERFLKKIEPLKFELDSVSNL, encoded by the coding sequence TTGAAAAAGATAATTCTAATTTTAGTACTATTGTTTTCCATCATATCCTGTAATAGGAAAGAAGAAATTATGGAAAACCAAGTAATTCCAAAATCCAAAAAGAGTGATTTTGGATTCAAGTTTTCTGATTTTAATGTTGTCCAAGATTCTGTAAAATCAGGAGATACTTTTGGTAGTATTTTGCAAAGGCAAAATATTGGCAATAAAAAAGTATTCGATATTGTAGCGCAAGTAAAAGATACTTTTGATGTTCGAACCATAAGATTAAACAAACAGTACACCCTACTTCGTTCAAAAAACAAAACTAATACGCTGGCTGTTTTTATATACCAACCGGATGCATTAAATTATTACGTAGTGGATTTGAGAGATTCGATAGCAAAAGCCTATAAAAAAACAAAACCTTTGACATTAAAAAGGAGAACTATAGGCGGGATTTTAAAGGGTTCGCTTTCGGAAACATTAGAGTCTGCAAATGTGGAAGGAGCATTAGCTACTAGGATTTCAAAGATATTTGCTTGGTCTATCGATTTTTTTAAAGTAAAAAAAGGAGATCGATTTGGTCTGACTTTTACCGAGAGGTACATCAATGATTCTATTTATGATGGTGTAGACAGTCTTGAAGCCGCTTTTTTTGAATATAAAGGAAAAATTATTTATGCTTTTCCATTTGAACAAAATCCTGGTTCAGGTAAAATGGATTATTATGACGAAGATGGTAAAACGCTAAAGAATTTTTTTCTTAAAACACCTATAAAATTTAGCCATATTACTTCTCATTTTTCGATGAATCGTTTTCATCCCGTACAACAAATTTGGAAAGCACACAAAGGGACAGATTATGCCGCACCAACGGGTACTCCAATTTCTACTACAGCTGCAGGTATTGTTGAGCAAACGGGCTATACTGCGGGTAATGGGAATTTTGTAAAAGTAAAACACAATAAAACCTATTCTACTCAGTATTTACATATGTCTCGAATACTGGTTAGAAGAGGGCAGCATGTAAACCAAGGGCAAACTATAGGACTGGTTGGAAGTACAGGATTGGCTTCAGGTCCACATGTGTGTTATCGTTTTTGGAAAAATGGTGTTCAAGTAGATGCCCTGCGTTTAAAATTACCAAATGGAGAACCAATGAGCTCAAAAAATAAAGAGCGGTTTTTAAAGAAAATAGAGCCATTGAAGTTCGAATTGGATAGTGTGTCGAATTTATAA